Proteins encoded together in one Coffea arabica cultivar ET-39 chromosome 2c, Coffea Arabica ET-39 HiFi, whole genome shotgun sequence window:
- the LOC140004320 gene encoding protein INVOLVED IN DE NOVO 2-like isoform X6 produces the protein MEKGNGTGVTGNPMIVEELKNARRFAVSLAREVDAKNQMLLEIRRQNDEASAALSRVVAQKQKLQQSYGQVMRKLHLNESEMAKMRCSLNLQLRNFGMQNTSLRQELASMQEELATLAKQDKKQSQGDLEPINLLVEKDKLKNQEIEELSSKLAEKIDEVQDMEALNQALIVREHISNEELQDARKELISTHLALVIQVLPTLLDGQSIGVKRMGEIDVDPFKVACLRKFSGTEWMVKSLELTSVWQAKVNDPKWQPFKKMLKNGKCQMISLYMLDIYQSSCS, from the exons ATGGAGAAAGGCAATGGTACTGGTGTTACTGGTAATCCCATGATTGTTGAAGAACTCAAGAACGCGCGACGTTTTGCAGTGAGCCTGGCCCGAGAAGTTGATGCCAAGAACCAAATGTTGCTTGAAATTCGGCGCCAGAATGACGAGGCTTCAGCTGCTCTCTCCAGGGTCGTTGCCCAAAAACAAAAGCTTCAGCAATCTTATGGTCAAG TGATGAGGAAGTTGCATCTGAATGAATCAGAAATGGCAAAGATGAGGTGCAGCTTGAACTTGCAACTGAGAAATTTTGGGATGCAAAACACAAGTCTGAGGCAAGAATTGGCAAGCATGCAGGAAGAACTAGCAACTCTAGCAAAGCAGGACAAAAAACAGAGCCAAGGTGACCTTGAACCCATAAATTTACTTGTGGAGAAGGACAAG ttgaaaaatcaagaaatcgaAGAACTAAGCAGCAAATTGGCTgaaaaaattgatgaagttcAAGACATGGAAGCTCTGAACCAAGCACTTATTGTGAGGGAGCACATAAGTAATGAAGAGCTACAGGACGCTCGCAAGGAATTAATTAGT ACACATCTGGCACTGGTCATACAGGTTTTGCCTACTCTTCTAGATGGACAAAGTATTGGGGTTAAAAGGATGGGAGAAATTGATGTTGATCCATTCAAAGTTGCTTGCTTACGTAAATTCTCTGGGACGGAATGGATGGTGAAGTCACTGGAACTCACCTCAGTGTGGCAAGCAAAGGTTAATGATCCAAAGTGGCAGCCTTTTAAGAAGATgctcaaaaatggaaaatgccaG ATGATAAGCCTGTACATGCTGGACATATATCAATCAAGCTGTAGTTGA
- the LOC140004320 gene encoding factor of DNA methylation 5-like isoform X3, producing MEKGNGTGVTGNPMIVEELKNARRFAVSLAREVDAKNQMLLEIRRQNDEASAALSRVVAQKQKLQQSYGQEMAKMRCSLNLQLRNFGMQNTSLRQELASMQEELATLAKQDKKQSQGDLEPINLLVEKDKLKNQEIEELSSKLAEKIDEVQDMEALNQALIVREHISNEELQDARKELISTHLALVIQVLPTLLDGQSIGVKRMGEIDVDPFKVACLRKFSGTEWMVKSLELTSVWQAKVNDPKWQPFKKMLKNGKCQEVIDEQDSKLKELRSQWGEGVYNAVANALLELNEYNPSGRYAVSELWNFKEGRKASLKEVIQCLAQLLKTLNSAKRRRRVST from the exons ATGGAGAAAGGCAATGGTACTGGTGTTACTGGTAATCCCATGATTGTTGAAGAACTCAAGAACGCGCGACGTTTTGCAGTGAGCCTGGCCCGAGAAGTTGATGCCAAGAACCAAATGTTGCTTGAAATTCGGCGCCAGAATGACGAGGCTTCAGCTGCTCTCTCCAGGGTCGTTGCCCAAAAACAAAAGCTTCAGCAATCTTATGGTCAAG AAATGGCAAAGATGAGGTGCAGCTTGAACTTGCAACTGAGAAATTTTGGGATGCAAAACACAAGTCTGAGGCAAGAATTGGCAAGCATGCAGGAAGAACTAGCAACTCTAGCAAAGCAGGACAAAAAACAGAGCCAAGGTGACCTTGAACCCATAAATTTACTTGTGGAGAAGGACAAG ttgaaaaatcaagaaatcgaAGAACTAAGCAGCAAATTGGCTgaaaaaattgatgaagttcAAGACATGGAAGCTCTGAACCAAGCACTTATTGTGAGGGAGCACATAAGTAATGAAGAGCTACAGGACGCTCGCAAGGAATTAATTAGT ACACATCTGGCACTGGTCATACAGGTTTTGCCTACTCTTCTAGATGGACAAAGTATTGGGGTTAAAAGGATGGGAGAAATTGATGTTGATCCATTCAAAGTTGCTTGCTTACGTAAATTCTCTGGGACGGAATGGATGGTGAAGTCACTGGAACTCACCTCAGTGTGGCAAGCAAAGGTTAATGATCCAAAGTGGCAGCCTTTTAAGAAGATgctcaaaaatggaaaatgccaG GAAGTGATTGATGAACAAGACAGCAAGTTGAAAGAATTGAGAAGCCAGTGGGGTGAGGGTGTATACAATGCAGTCGCAAATGCTTTGTTAGAACTGAACGAGTACAATCCAAGCGGGCGGTATGCAGTTTCAGAGCTTTGGAACTTCAAGGAGGGCAGAAAAGCTAGTCTAAAAGAGGTGATCCAATGCTTAGCTCAACTGTTGAAGACTCTCAACTCCGCGAAACGGCGGAGGCGAGTGTCAACATGA
- the LOC140004320 gene encoding factor of DNA methylation 1-like isoform X1, whose protein sequence is MEKGNGTGVTGNPMIVEELKNARRFAVSLAREVDAKNQMLLEIRRQNDEASAALSRVVAQKQKLQQSYGQVMRKLHLNESEMAKMRCSLNLQLRNFGMQNTSLRQELASMQEELATLAKQDKKQSQGDLEPINLLVEKDKLKNQEIEELSSKLAEKIDEVQDMEALNQALIVREHISNEELQDARKELISTHLALVIQVLPTLLDGQSIGVKRMGEIDVDPFKVACLRKFSGTEWMVKSLELTSVWQAKVNDPKWQPFKKMLKNGKCQEVIDEQDSKLKELRSQWGEGVYNAVANALLELNEYNPSGRYAVSELWNFKEGRKASLKEVIQCLAQLLKTLNSAKRRRRVST, encoded by the exons ATGGAGAAAGGCAATGGTACTGGTGTTACTGGTAATCCCATGATTGTTGAAGAACTCAAGAACGCGCGACGTTTTGCAGTGAGCCTGGCCCGAGAAGTTGATGCCAAGAACCAAATGTTGCTTGAAATTCGGCGCCAGAATGACGAGGCTTCAGCTGCTCTCTCCAGGGTCGTTGCCCAAAAACAAAAGCTTCAGCAATCTTATGGTCAAG TGATGAGGAAGTTGCATCTGAATGAATCAGAAATGGCAAAGATGAGGTGCAGCTTGAACTTGCAACTGAGAAATTTTGGGATGCAAAACACAAGTCTGAGGCAAGAATTGGCAAGCATGCAGGAAGAACTAGCAACTCTAGCAAAGCAGGACAAAAAACAGAGCCAAGGTGACCTTGAACCCATAAATTTACTTGTGGAGAAGGACAAG ttgaaaaatcaagaaatcgaAGAACTAAGCAGCAAATTGGCTgaaaaaattgatgaagttcAAGACATGGAAGCTCTGAACCAAGCACTTATTGTGAGGGAGCACATAAGTAATGAAGAGCTACAGGACGCTCGCAAGGAATTAATTAGT ACACATCTGGCACTGGTCATACAGGTTTTGCCTACTCTTCTAGATGGACAAAGTATTGGGGTTAAAAGGATGGGAGAAATTGATGTTGATCCATTCAAAGTTGCTTGCTTACGTAAATTCTCTGGGACGGAATGGATGGTGAAGTCACTGGAACTCACCTCAGTGTGGCAAGCAAAGGTTAATGATCCAAAGTGGCAGCCTTTTAAGAAGATgctcaaaaatggaaaatgccaG GAAGTGATTGATGAACAAGACAGCAAGTTGAAAGAATTGAGAAGCCAGTGGGGTGAGGGTGTATACAATGCAGTCGCAAATGCTTTGTTAGAACTGAACGAGTACAATCCAAGCGGGCGGTATGCAGTTTCAGAGCTTTGGAACTTCAAGGAGGGCAGAAAAGCTAGTCTAAAAGAGGTGATCCAATGCTTAGCTCAACTGTTGAAGACTCTCAACTCCGCGAAACGGCGGAGGCGAGTGTCAACATGA
- the LOC140004320 gene encoding factor of DNA methylation 1-like isoform X2: protein MEKGNGTGVTGNPMIVEELKNARRFAVSLAREVDAKNQMLLEIRRQNDEASAALSRVVAQKQKLQQSYGQVMRKLHLNESEMAKMRCSLNLQLRNFGMQNTSLRQELASMQEELATLAKQDKKQSQGDLEPINLLVEKDKLKNQEIEELSSKLAEKIDEVQDMEALNQALIVREHISNEELQDARKELISVLPTLLDGQSIGVKRMGEIDVDPFKVACLRKFSGTEWMVKSLELTSVWQAKVNDPKWQPFKKMLKNGKCQEVIDEQDSKLKELRSQWGEGVYNAVANALLELNEYNPSGRYAVSELWNFKEGRKASLKEVIQCLAQLLKTLNSAKRRRRVST from the exons ATGGAGAAAGGCAATGGTACTGGTGTTACTGGTAATCCCATGATTGTTGAAGAACTCAAGAACGCGCGACGTTTTGCAGTGAGCCTGGCCCGAGAAGTTGATGCCAAGAACCAAATGTTGCTTGAAATTCGGCGCCAGAATGACGAGGCTTCAGCTGCTCTCTCCAGGGTCGTTGCCCAAAAACAAAAGCTTCAGCAATCTTATGGTCAAG TGATGAGGAAGTTGCATCTGAATGAATCAGAAATGGCAAAGATGAGGTGCAGCTTGAACTTGCAACTGAGAAATTTTGGGATGCAAAACACAAGTCTGAGGCAAGAATTGGCAAGCATGCAGGAAGAACTAGCAACTCTAGCAAAGCAGGACAAAAAACAGAGCCAAGGTGACCTTGAACCCATAAATTTACTTGTGGAGAAGGACAAG ttgaaaaatcaagaaatcgaAGAACTAAGCAGCAAATTGGCTgaaaaaattgatgaagttcAAGACATGGAAGCTCTGAACCAAGCACTTATTGTGAGGGAGCACATAAGTAATGAAGAGCTACAGGACGCTCGCAAGGAATTAATTAGT GTTTTGCCTACTCTTCTAGATGGACAAAGTATTGGGGTTAAAAGGATGGGAGAAATTGATGTTGATCCATTCAAAGTTGCTTGCTTACGTAAATTCTCTGGGACGGAATGGATGGTGAAGTCACTGGAACTCACCTCAGTGTGGCAAGCAAAGGTTAATGATCCAAAGTGGCAGCCTTTTAAGAAGATgctcaaaaatggaaaatgccaG GAAGTGATTGATGAACAAGACAGCAAGTTGAAAGAATTGAGAAGCCAGTGGGGTGAGGGTGTATACAATGCAGTCGCAAATGCTTTGTTAGAACTGAACGAGTACAATCCAAGCGGGCGGTATGCAGTTTCAGAGCTTTGGAACTTCAAGGAGGGCAGAAAAGCTAGTCTAAAAGAGGTGATCCAATGCTTAGCTCAACTGTTGAAGACTCTCAACTCCGCGAAACGGCGGAGGCGAGTGTCAACATGA
- the LOC140004320 gene encoding protein INVOLVED IN DE NOVO 2-like isoform X5: MEKGNGTGVTGNPMIVEELKNARRFAVSLAREVDAKNQMLLEIRRQNDEASAALSRVVAQKQKLQQSYGQVMRKLHLNESEMAKMRCSLNLQLRNFGMQNTSLRQELASMQEELATLAKQDKKQSQGDLEPINLLVEKDKLKNQEIEELSSKLAEKIDEVQDMEALNQALIVREHISNEELQDARKELISTHLALVIQVLPTLLDGQSIGVKRMGEIDVDPFKVACLRKFSGTEWMVKSLELTSVWQAKVNDPKWQPFKKMLKNGKCQCLHYLYLTANVEGAIASLCLGDAGSD; encoded by the exons ATGGAGAAAGGCAATGGTACTGGTGTTACTGGTAATCCCATGATTGTTGAAGAACTCAAGAACGCGCGACGTTTTGCAGTGAGCCTGGCCCGAGAAGTTGATGCCAAGAACCAAATGTTGCTTGAAATTCGGCGCCAGAATGACGAGGCTTCAGCTGCTCTCTCCAGGGTCGTTGCCCAAAAACAAAAGCTTCAGCAATCTTATGGTCAAG TGATGAGGAAGTTGCATCTGAATGAATCAGAAATGGCAAAGATGAGGTGCAGCTTGAACTTGCAACTGAGAAATTTTGGGATGCAAAACACAAGTCTGAGGCAAGAATTGGCAAGCATGCAGGAAGAACTAGCAACTCTAGCAAAGCAGGACAAAAAACAGAGCCAAGGTGACCTTGAACCCATAAATTTACTTGTGGAGAAGGACAAG ttgaaaaatcaagaaatcgaAGAACTAAGCAGCAAATTGGCTgaaaaaattgatgaagttcAAGACATGGAAGCTCTGAACCAAGCACTTATTGTGAGGGAGCACATAAGTAATGAAGAGCTACAGGACGCTCGCAAGGAATTAATTAGT ACACATCTGGCACTGGTCATACAGGTTTTGCCTACTCTTCTAGATGGACAAAGTATTGGGGTTAAAAGGATGGGAGAAATTGATGTTGATCCATTCAAAGTTGCTTGCTTACGTAAATTCTCTGGGACGGAATGGATGGTGAAGTCACTGGAACTCACCTCAGTGTGGCAAGCAAAGGTTAATGATCCAAAGTGGCAGCCTTTTAAGAAGATgctcaaaaatggaaaatgccaG TGTCTCCATTACCTTTATCTTACTGCGAATGTGGAAGGCGCCATTGCAAGTTTATGTCTTGGCGATGCAGGAAGTGATTGA
- the LOC140004320 gene encoding factor of DNA methylation 5-like isoform X4, which yields MEKGNGTGVTGNPMIVEELKNARRFAVSLAREVDAKNQMLLEIRRQNDEASAALSRVVAQKQKLQQSYGQEMAKMRCSLNLQLRNFGMQNTSLRQELASMQEELATLAKQDKKQSQGDLEPINLLVEKDKLKNQEIEELSSKLAEKIDEVQDMEALNQALIVREHISNEELQDARKELISVLPTLLDGQSIGVKRMGEIDVDPFKVACLRKFSGTEWMVKSLELTSVWQAKVNDPKWQPFKKMLKNGKCQEVIDEQDSKLKELRSQWGEGVYNAVANALLELNEYNPSGRYAVSELWNFKEGRKASLKEVIQCLAQLLKTLNSAKRRRRVST from the exons ATGGAGAAAGGCAATGGTACTGGTGTTACTGGTAATCCCATGATTGTTGAAGAACTCAAGAACGCGCGACGTTTTGCAGTGAGCCTGGCCCGAGAAGTTGATGCCAAGAACCAAATGTTGCTTGAAATTCGGCGCCAGAATGACGAGGCTTCAGCTGCTCTCTCCAGGGTCGTTGCCCAAAAACAAAAGCTTCAGCAATCTTATGGTCAAG AAATGGCAAAGATGAGGTGCAGCTTGAACTTGCAACTGAGAAATTTTGGGATGCAAAACACAAGTCTGAGGCAAGAATTGGCAAGCATGCAGGAAGAACTAGCAACTCTAGCAAAGCAGGACAAAAAACAGAGCCAAGGTGACCTTGAACCCATAAATTTACTTGTGGAGAAGGACAAG ttgaaaaatcaagaaatcgaAGAACTAAGCAGCAAATTGGCTgaaaaaattgatgaagttcAAGACATGGAAGCTCTGAACCAAGCACTTATTGTGAGGGAGCACATAAGTAATGAAGAGCTACAGGACGCTCGCAAGGAATTAATTAGT GTTTTGCCTACTCTTCTAGATGGACAAAGTATTGGGGTTAAAAGGATGGGAGAAATTGATGTTGATCCATTCAAAGTTGCTTGCTTACGTAAATTCTCTGGGACGGAATGGATGGTGAAGTCACTGGAACTCACCTCAGTGTGGCAAGCAAAGGTTAATGATCCAAAGTGGCAGCCTTTTAAGAAGATgctcaaaaatggaaaatgccaG GAAGTGATTGATGAACAAGACAGCAAGTTGAAAGAATTGAGAAGCCAGTGGGGTGAGGGTGTATACAATGCAGTCGCAAATGCTTTGTTAGAACTGAACGAGTACAATCCAAGCGGGCGGTATGCAGTTTCAGAGCTTTGGAACTTCAAGGAGGGCAGAAAAGCTAGTCTAAAAGAGGTGATCCAATGCTTAGCTCAACTGTTGAAGACTCTCAACTCCGCGAAACGGCGGAGGCGAGTGTCAACATGA